The Paenibacillus tianjinensis genome has a window encoding:
- a CDS encoding helix-turn-helix transcriptional regulator, which translates to MFNYKYENEDAHWFHAHRGIELLYIYKGRGEIMAENQTYPIRDHTLVWFQPYQLHRVMVPPAQGCSYIRTNLTFDPSFVEHYLSAFPFLEKFFRRMWKGSLRKPVFYEMQDTMIPDVLEEIDHSITNPAADKEETIGFLMLQLIRLLQKQMSDVMGEVNPLHSRGGSHVERITEWLDEHYQEPFSLEALANTMHLSPYHISHVFKQFSGITLSEYLMQRRVSEACILLANTAKSVQEIAMEVGSFSPSYFSQMFKKNKGISPEKYRKSIR; encoded by the coding sequence ATGTTCAATTATAAATATGAAAATGAGGACGCCCACTGGTTTCACGCTCACAGGGGGATTGAGCTGCTGTATATTTACAAGGGCCGCGGCGAAATTATGGCAGAGAATCAGACCTACCCCATCCGGGATCATACGCTGGTCTGGTTTCAGCCCTATCAGCTGCACCGTGTGATGGTTCCTCCGGCACAAGGCTGTTCTTATATCCGGACCAATCTGACCTTTGACCCCAGTTTTGTGGAGCATTATCTTTCCGCTTTTCCTTTCCTGGAGAAATTTTTCCGCAGGATGTGGAAAGGCAGCCTGCGGAAGCCGGTTTTCTATGAGATGCAGGACACCATGATTCCGGATGTGCTGGAGGAAATAGATCATTCCATCACTAACCCTGCCGCGGACAAAGAAGAAACGATCGGGTTTCTGATGCTTCAGCTGATCCGGCTGCTTCAAAAACAAATGTCTGATGTCATGGGCGAAGTCAACCCGCTGCATTCGCGTGGAGGATCACATGTAGAGCGGATCACCGAATGGCTGGATGAACATTACCAAGAGCCCTTCAGCCTCGAAGCACTGGCTAATACGATGCATCTGTCACCGTATCATATTTCGCATGTATTCAAGCAATTTTCCGGCATCACGCTGTCCGAATATTTGATGCAGCGGCGTGTAAGTGAAGCGTGTATCCTGCTTGCCAATACCGCTAAATCCGTTCAGGAGATCGCGATGGAGGTGGGCAGTTTTTCCCCGTCCTATTTCAGTCAGATGTTCAAAAAAAATAAAGGGATTTCACCGGAGAAATACAGAAAGAGCATCCGCTGA
- a CDS encoding GH36-type glycosyl hydrolase domain-containing protein, with translation MKAELFKYTDPKDYYTFRDEEKEVEFKRHELPTPWMNYLSNGTFHTMMSHAGGGVAFYKSPQIWRITRYRFFHLPMDRSGPYIYVQNAETGRYWCPTSEPALEKPEVWKSAHGMGYTRFEASQGGIAAQTVYFVGPYENSLIWNLTLTNQGSAPQELKVYAYAEFGMMEFMRELQWQCYNKHQVSVQYHEAEGLVYRYGVENQPKPEETPLVYLASDTPLAGYDGDREEFIGSYRSESNPSAIENGGCTGSTLMGGDPCGALQFNLTLQPGESRMINVFLGTAADEEEVARAIARSREAGFVESSFQALKENWSSYLGAWESRLPDKDAERMINIWNPYQAHRNFLFSRNISFYATGTFRGVGYRDTAQDILAVVPFDTELAFDKLRLLLGQQYKDGHVNHYFFPNEGWDPVTSIHSDDHLWTALAAWDLLAETGDAAFLNTKIPYYDGGEGTVYEHLKAAVDFTASQLGSRGFPLMLRSDWNDQLFRVCREGRGESIWTSMQLGTVLLRMVDLAAAGGHPEDTARYEAMYESQRKLVNSIGWDGRWFRRAIMDDGRFLGSDEHDEAKIWLNAQTWATMSGMADPEKGLQAMDSVYEMLDTELGIKKIHPSITSFPDPADPLTNYNKGTGENGAVFCHANTWAIIAECMLGRGDLAYKYYRQLLPNVAMDKAGLWRYKAEPYVYASNLFGPESDKFGLANVSWLTGTAAWMYVAATQYILGVKPVLEGLSIDPCIPAGWEGFTVKRRFRGCVYDITVTNASRVCKGVRQITVDGEAVEGNILPAFPGRSSVKVEVIL, from the coding sequence GTGAAAGCCGAGCTTTTCAAATATACGGATCCGAAAGATTACTACACCTTCAGGGACGAAGAGAAGGAGGTGGAATTTAAACGGCATGAGTTGCCGACGCCATGGATGAACTACCTGTCGAACGGTACCTTTCACACCATGATGTCGCATGCGGGCGGAGGTGTAGCTTTTTACAAGTCGCCCCAGATCTGGCGGATTACACGCTACCGGTTCTTCCACCTGCCGATGGACCGTTCAGGCCCGTATATCTATGTACAGAACGCAGAAACAGGCCGTTACTGGTGCCCGACCAGCGAACCCGCTTTAGAGAAACCGGAGGTGTGGAAGAGTGCCCATGGCATGGGGTATACGCGTTTTGAGGCAAGTCAGGGCGGTATAGCGGCGCAAACAGTGTATTTTGTCGGGCCCTATGAGAATTCGCTGATCTGGAATCTGACCCTGACCAATCAGGGCAGTGCACCGCAGGAGCTGAAGGTCTACGCATACGCTGAGTTTGGCATGATGGAATTTATGCGTGAGCTGCAGTGGCAGTGCTACAACAAACATCAGGTTTCAGTGCAATATCATGAAGCGGAGGGACTGGTGTACCGGTACGGGGTCGAAAATCAGCCGAAGCCGGAGGAGACGCCGCTTGTCTATCTGGCATCGGATACGCCTCTAGCCGGCTATGACGGTGACCGCGAGGAATTTATCGGCAGCTACCGCAGTGAATCCAATCCGTCAGCGATTGAGAACGGCGGCTGCACCGGATCGACGCTGATGGGCGGCGACCCGTGCGGGGCGCTGCAGTTCAACCTTACGCTCCAGCCGGGGGAGAGCCGCATGATCAATGTATTTCTTGGGACTGCAGCAGATGAGGAAGAGGTTGCGCGGGCAATTGCCCGCTCCCGGGAAGCCGGGTTCGTAGAATCCTCTTTCCAGGCGCTTAAGGAGAACTGGTCAAGCTACCTTGGCGCATGGGAGAGCCGGCTGCCGGACAAGGATGCCGAGCGGATGATCAACATCTGGAATCCGTACCAGGCGCACCGCAACTTTCTGTTCTCGCGTAACATTTCTTTTTACGCCACCGGCACGTTCCGTGGTGTCGGCTACCGGGATACTGCACAGGATATTTTGGCAGTCGTGCCCTTCGACACGGAGCTCGCCTTTGACAAGCTGCGGCTTTTGCTCGGACAGCAGTACAAGGACGGGCATGTGAACCATTACTTCTTCCCGAACGAAGGCTGGGACCCGGTAACGAGCATCCACTCCGACGACCATTTGTGGACTGCGCTGGCGGCATGGGATCTGCTTGCGGAAACCGGAGATGCCGCTTTTCTGAACACTAAGATACCTTATTATGACGGCGGCGAGGGAACAGTGTATGAGCATTTGAAGGCTGCGGTTGATTTCACCGCGTCGCAGCTTGGGTCCCGCGGATTCCCGCTGATGCTGCGCTCGGACTGGAACGACCAGCTGTTCCGTGTATGCCGGGAAGGGCGGGGCGAAAGTATCTGGACATCGATGCAGCTTGGAACGGTGCTGCTGCGGATGGTTGATCTTGCCGCAGCTGGCGGCCATCCGGAGGATACCGCCCGGTATGAAGCTATGTATGAGAGTCAGCGTAAACTCGTCAACAGCATTGGCTGGGATGGACGCTGGTTCCGGCGGGCCATCATGGACGACGGACGTTTTCTCGGCAGTGACGAACATGACGAGGCCAAAATCTGGCTCAACGCCCAGACCTGGGCGACGATGTCAGGCATGGCGGACCCTGAGAAGGGGCTGCAGGCCATGGACAGCGTGTATGAAATGCTGGACACGGAGCTCGGCATCAAAAAAATCCATCCGTCCATCACCAGCTTTCCCGATCCCGCTGACCCTTTGACCAATTACAACAAGGGGACGGGGGAGAACGGGGCGGTATTCTGCCACGCCAATACCTGGGCCATTATTGCGGAATGCATGCTTGGCCGGGGGGACCTGGCCTACAAATATTACCGCCAGCTGCTGCCGAACGTGGCCATGGATAAGGCAGGCTTATGGCGCTACAAAGCCGAGCCTTACGTCTATGCCTCCAACCTGTTTGGGCCGGAGTCTGACAAATTCGGTCTCGCCAATGTCTCCTGGTTAACCGGTACGGCTGCCTGGATGTATGTTGCTGCTACCCAATATATCCTGGGGGTGAAGCCGGTGCTCGAAGGCCTGTCCATCGACCCTTGTATTCCTGCCGGATGGGAAGGGTTTACGGTAAAACGGCGATTCCGGGGCTGTGTCTATGACATCACCGTTACGAATGCCAGCAGGGTCTGCAAAGGTGTCCGGCAAATCACGGTCGACGGTGAAGCGGTAGAGGGCAACATTCTGCCCGCATTTCCCGGACGCTCATCCGTCAAGGTTGAGGTCATTTTATAG
- a CDS encoding glycoside hydrolase family 2 protein translates to MRNLLCLNGEWDFMPLYDQPQCRRLPEKIMYEARKVQVPSSWRRTYPEPDGKSFGKIPKYAYAPFDLHGYPEAWDAAEAGVLHRSFRVPERMAGQQIVLRLDGIMQKAVIYVDRQEVGVWEDGYLPLRLDITSIVKQGQEHQLHVVCGGFDTVTLPGGMSKITGLMGSWYGRISRGIWQDVYLEGYPLMALEDVTIRTSVREGRIGVQALAAGTDTAAARGPLTVKLSIWEKGVLEQSAEGPGAEQYRAEHYRLEAESSPVLSAECAAEHVDALAAESLRRCENERGGEVYSASFQLDWSNARLWSPEEPFLYNAVLELLEDGEVIDRHAVVFGFREFWCDGPQFILNSIPVNLRGDSWHFQGGLQMTEAYIRNWYRICRAVGINSIRLHAEPYPADYLRIADEEGMLLIDETAIYGSGKSMLADHPAYVENCRQHVRRLVQRDKNHPSVILWSLQNEMRWVDGRDGFKGHMPGLMAEIRSLDPTRAIIAEGDNRLLPKEHTEVESRHYNIDGTISQWDRTVPLTFGEHGGWWYICPQNSSMYNGLQAYRGTDESTAGLALKERLFVEYARRQGVSGISTFNFAHYFMQAMPERDIVLPPSGTDTAGVKPGVIPAYSLSINNGMLPEEYPLYSPNPAFAIMAEAFKPATIIAAEYNSCFYDDKPVTRSFDVYNDTLSAQQVRAEFVIRQGGKTVHEQSFDFVQPPAGHKIIQLEWMPASAAESGQAVLTAQLFHSGRQVHELRLDYRLMPASLLNRPVNVQRRSAYWGADRDFVLIRRLVPGCERIDRSRLAELAADYLLIVGSRAEDGDGTLEALLKAFALRGGRLLLLEQNQLSLGKLTLSRRPFLRAHAGSYRHPVLEGLGDRDLMFWQEKLHEEGPEPIIHAAFEKPAAGNFNLLLECSSGDFGDGGDLWSPLLEYRSGEGMFLANQLELMASLEQVPQACLLLRNLLAYAGGAEPAGAKALPAAALVRRGGQAAAFLAKLRLRYTALDPAAPDWIGAPGIAARAGLQDFGLIVAEACMLETPGAARALRRHAEAGGQVLLLPAEEHQQAALARLLDRPVRVVPHETYHLAADYAYAAVQGFSPVDLFGFDKVFLSPREVKNRVLAADSLEIQGAGVLCTSVEGTAWKDYFVHGYTSEYSRLALVELNRRNARPAGTFLAEAKAGAGSVLCSQLLTDPESEKALRLYTRLLANLGVSFDDGLLDSVKGDGEWAVETMMALPCPPHVDYGEMKAYYTDPEFSLNNLGEGLYGWMQKKERRSGEGTLRIADAGSVPWFLSCFVQTPDKEGAAGQLHRGRLRINTSAPYEIYLNGALVVEPERELTLQTGLNRLIAIVHGTGGDLTFGLTFLNEDGTYMKGLEYRLTLDEVEPK, encoded by the coding sequence ATGCGTAATCTGCTATGTCTAAACGGGGAATGGGATTTCATGCCCCTCTACGATCAGCCGCAATGCCGCAGGCTTCCCGAAAAAATAATGTATGAAGCCCGCAAGGTACAGGTGCCCTCCAGCTGGAGGAGGACCTATCCGGAGCCGGACGGCAAAAGCTTCGGCAAAATTCCGAAGTATGCGTATGCTCCGTTTGACCTTCACGGTTATCCGGAGGCATGGGATGCCGCGGAAGCGGGTGTACTGCACAGGAGCTTCCGCGTCCCGGAGCGTATGGCCGGGCAGCAGATCGTACTGCGGCTGGACGGTATTATGCAGAAGGCTGTCATTTATGTGGACCGGCAGGAGGTTGGTGTCTGGGAAGACGGGTATTTACCGCTGAGGCTCGACATTACTTCCATAGTAAAGCAGGGCCAGGAGCATCAGCTGCATGTGGTGTGCGGCGGATTTGATACCGTGACGCTTCCCGGCGGCATGTCCAAAATCACCGGGCTTATGGGCTCCTGGTATGGAAGAATCAGCCGGGGGATCTGGCAGGACGTGTATCTGGAGGGTTACCCCTTAATGGCGCTGGAGGACGTAACGATCCGGACTTCCGTCAGGGAAGGGCGGATCGGGGTGCAGGCGCTTGCTGCCGGGACAGACACAGCAGCGGCCCGCGGCCCGCTTACGGTAAAGCTGAGCATATGGGAAAAAGGTGTGCTAGAGCAGTCTGCGGAAGGGCCAGGGGCGGAACAGTATAGAGCGGAACATTATAGATTAGAAGCTGAATCCAGTCCGGTGTTGTCTGCGGAGTGCGCGGCCGAACATGTGGATGCCCTCGCAGCGGAGAGTCTTAGACGTTGTGAAAACGAACGGGGCGGGGAAGTATACAGTGCTTCATTCCAGCTGGACTGGAGCAACGCCAGGCTGTGGAGCCCGGAGGAGCCGTTTCTGTACAATGCGGTGCTGGAGCTGCTCGAAGACGGGGAGGTTATCGACAGGCATGCTGTAGTTTTTGGTTTCCGCGAATTCTGGTGCGATGGCCCACAGTTTATATTGAACAGCATCCCGGTCAATCTGCGCGGTGACTCCTGGCATTTTCAGGGCGGACTGCAGATGACCGAAGCCTACATCCGCAACTGGTACCGCATCTGCCGCGCGGTTGGTATCAACAGTATCCGGCTGCATGCCGAGCCCTACCCTGCCGATTATCTGCGCATCGCTGATGAAGAGGGCATGCTCCTAATCGATGAAACGGCGATTTACGGCTCCGGCAAATCGATGCTGGCCGACCATCCCGCTTATGTGGAGAACTGCCGGCAGCATGTCCGGAGGCTGGTGCAGCGCGACAAAAACCATCCGTCTGTCATTCTCTGGAGCCTGCAGAACGAAATGCGCTGGGTGGACGGGCGGGACGGCTTCAAGGGGCATATGCCCGGCCTGATGGCCGAGATCCGCAGTCTTGATCCTACCCGCGCGATTATCGCCGAAGGGGACAACCGTCTGCTGCCAAAAGAACATACCGAAGTGGAAAGCCGCCATTACAACATCGACGGCACGATTAGCCAGTGGGACCGGACAGTTCCGCTGACTTTCGGGGAACATGGCGGCTGGTGGTATATTTGTCCGCAGAACAGCAGCATGTACAACGGCCTGCAGGCTTACCGTGGTACAGATGAAAGCACGGCGGGGCTGGCGCTGAAGGAGCGGCTGTTTGTGGAGTACGCCAGACGGCAGGGAGTGTCCGGCATCTCCACCTTCAATTTCGCCCATTATTTCATGCAGGCGATGCCGGAGCGGGACATTGTCCTGCCGCCTTCCGGCACGGATACTGCCGGAGTGAAGCCGGGGGTCATTCCGGCCTATTCGCTGTCGATCAACAACGGAATGCTGCCGGAGGAGTATCCGCTGTACTCCCCTAATCCGGCCTTTGCGATTATGGCAGAGGCGTTCAAGCCGGCAACGATCATCGCTGCCGAATATAATAGCTGCTTCTATGACGATAAGCCGGTTACCCGCAGCTTCGACGTATACAATGACACGCTGTCTGCACAGCAAGTCAGGGCGGAATTCGTTATCCGGCAGGGCGGGAAGACCGTGCATGAGCAGAGCTTCGACTTCGTTCAACCCCCTGCCGGGCATAAGATTATTCAACTGGAATGGATGCCGGCCTCCGCGGCTGAAAGCGGGCAGGCGGTGCTGACAGCGCAGTTATTCCACAGCGGGCGGCAGGTGCATGAGCTGCGCCTGGACTACAGGCTTATGCCGGCAAGTCTGCTGAACCGGCCAGTGAACGTACAACGGCGGTCGGCCTATTGGGGAGCGGACCGCGATTTCGTACTGATCCGCCGGCTTGTTCCAGGCTGTGAAAGGATAGACCGTTCCCGGCTGGCTGAGCTGGCGGCCGATTATCTGCTCATTGTCGGCAGCCGCGCGGAGGATGGTGACGGCACACTCGAGGCGTTGCTGAAGGCTTTTGCCTTGCGGGGCGGCCGGCTGCTGCTGCTGGAGCAGAACCAGCTGTCGCTGGGCAAGCTGACGCTCTCACGGCGGCCCTTCCTCCGCGCCCATGCCGGGAGCTACCGGCATCCGGTACTGGAGGGGCTTGGCGACAGGGACCTGATGTTCTGGCAGGAGAAGCTGCATGAAGAGGGGCCGGAGCCGATCATCCATGCTGCCTTCGAGAAGCCGGCGGCAGGTAATTTCAACCTGCTGCTGGAGTGCAGCTCCGGCGATTTCGGAGACGGCGGCGATCTGTGGTCTCCGCTGCTGGAGTACCGCAGCGGCGAGGGCATGTTCCTGGCCAACCAGCTGGAGCTGATGGCCAGTCTGGAGCAGGTTCCGCAGGCCTGCCTGCTGCTGCGGAACCTGCTGGCCTACGCCGGCGGCGCGGAGCCAGCCGGGGCTAAGGCCCTGCCCGCGGCAGCGCTGGTGCGCCGCGGCGGGCAGGCCGCAGCCTTCCTTGCGAAGCTGCGGCTGCGGTACACGGCGCTGGATCCCGCAGCGCCGGATTGGATCGGCGCGCCGGGCATTGCCGCGCGCGCCGGGCTGCAGGACTTCGGCCTGATCGTGGCCGAAGCCTGCATGCTGGAGACGCCGGGAGCCGCTAGGGCGCTCCGGCGTCATGCCGAAGCCGGCGGGCAGGTGCTGCTCCTGCCGGCGGAGGAACACCAGCAGGCGGCGCTTGCCCGCCTGCTGGACCGTCCCGTGCGCGTGGTACCGCACGAGACGTATCACTTGGCGGCGGACTATGCCTACGCCGCCGTGCAGGGATTCAGCCCTGTCGACCTGTTCGGGTTCGACAAGGTGTTTCTGTCGCCGCGGGAGGTCAAGAACCGCGTGCTGGCAGCCGACAGCCTGGAGATTCAAGGCGCCGGTGTGCTCTGTACGAGCGTCGAAGGCACGGCCTGGAAGGACTATTTCGTGCATGGCTACACGTCCGAATACAGCCGTCTGGCACTGGTGGAGTTGAACCGCAGAAACGCCCGGCCCGCTGGAACCTTCCTGGCGGAAGCTAAGGCTGGTGCAGGTTCTGTACTCTGCTCCCAGCTGTTAACAGACCCGGAGAGTGAGAAGGCGCTCCGCCTGTATACCCGTTTGCTGGCCAATCTGGGTGTGTCCTTTGATGACGGTCTATTGGACAGCGTGAAGGGGGACGGGGAGTGGGCCGTGGAAACGATGATGGCGCTGCCTTGTCCGCCCCATGTCGATTATGGTGAGATGAAGGCTTATTACACCGATCCGGAGTTTTCTCTGAATAATCTGGGGGAAGGCCTTTACGGCTGGATGCAGAAGAAAGAGCGGCGTTCCGGTGAGGGTACACTGCGCATCGCGGATGCGGGATCTGTTCCCTGGTTTCTGAGCTGCTTCGTGCAGACTCCGGATAAAGAGGGGGCTGCCGGGCAGCTTCACCGGGGACGGCTGCGCATCAACACATCCGCACCTTATGAGATTTATCTGAACGGTGCCCTGGTGGTAGAACCGGAGCGTGAGCTTACCCTGCAGACCGGTCTTAACCGGCTGATTGCGATCGTGCACGGAACGGGCGGAGACCTGACGTTCGGCCTGACTTTTCTGAACGAAGACGGCACCTATATGAAAGGCCTGGAATACCGTCTTACCCTGGATGAAGTCGAGCCGAAATAA
- a CDS encoding Ig-like domain-containing protein: MRKRLLAALMAGLLFMMTPCPPFASSASAEEKTSGKAFYVATNGSDSNNGTKDAPFLTLEKARDTIRSLKAKKGLPNGGVTVYLREGRYERTASFELRQQDSGEAGKPITYTAYPGESVTLSGAEQLAKSAFVPVTDPAVLSRIISTEARTKVLTADLAALGITDYGQLSRHGYYLANDLSQVPPMELYVAGQGMTLARWPNESTVQMDEILDPGPTRKDPNGEVHTRGGTFTYTYDRPQYWTQADDIWLDGIFGYSWEWSYNKIASIDTAAKSITLRYGEMSGLFKNWYPDFHFAQNLLEEIDMPGEYYIDRQAGKLYFLPNAEFAAADPDIEVTMLKTPMINALDASYIDFSELVLENGRDSAAVFMGGSHMRILNSEIRNFTNSGVLVNTQSRFYYNIFDGAPGTDHAIISTHIHHIGGTAVTLAGGNKTTLQPGNNAVENSHIHDFAYYHKAYNPGVLLSGVGNRMSHNELHDAPHPGVLIFGNDHVVEYNEIYDVCTTFSDLGAIYMNAGEQPQERGTVIRRNYFHNIGETKAGVEGVYPDNFTMGLTIDENIFYKMGNSAIKNNGGAHILTRNNIFIDSKVPYDYADMFLGDEPDDQVPLNYMPKWQALFAANNNFTGTPYMTKYPELANFFTENRYYPDTNTFQGNVVYNPSLPRSVTTNVYGAYDKFGLVQYADNWVTTEDPGFTNLAGGDLSLRPDAEVFAAIPGFPDIPFAEIGLTGKAGTTAGPISHPIQGVVAYDSEITVDRWKSVKLQTAVLPWNADNPALTFTSADPGIAVVDGAGVVTGQAVGNTVITVASAENPLLTASVNVTVEAGDGVMDFTDFESGANGWVQDGNRSIVKLDGNRWYKVLNGASALSPKSFSEYELSFRLKTPETMGDNVTLYIFDRQASSGSSRIGYKTRADGTSAWLLYNSAWTVLKEVKLPHHDLQPNTEYAVKMLVKGGDISIYLDGAFRLKGNDPGHNAEGKVGFYVSNVSHMLFDDIQFKALTTELAGIIPAESSVRLAAGEQRQLQLAFDPSDTPETGVTWQSANPAVATVDSTGVVEAVYEGQTIITAVSTVNPLIKADIAITVSNIMHETDFENGGNGWPVDPNRSIAADPDGNRRYKLLNGATALLDRSFTSYQLDFVLKTPSVMPDNGILYIFDRQDSTGSTRIGYRTRADGTSAWILYNTAWQKLTETVLPGHDLQPDTEYAVKVTAKDGDISVFVDGSPRLSGSDPGHRPSGKVGFYTSGFAYMLFDDITFSVLP; encoded by the coding sequence GTGAGAAAAAGGTTGCTTGCAGCGCTTATGGCCGGTCTGTTGTTCATGATGACTCCCTGTCCCCCCTTTGCATCTTCTGCATCTGCTGAGGAGAAGACATCCGGGAAGGCTTTTTATGTAGCTACAAATGGAAGCGATTCCAATAACGGGACAAAAGATGCCCCGTTTCTGACGCTTGAGAAGGCACGTGATACCATCCGTTCTTTGAAGGCAAAGAAAGGATTGCCGAATGGCGGCGTCACTGTATATTTACGCGAAGGAAGGTATGAACGGACGGCCAGCTTCGAATTGCGGCAGCAGGATTCAGGGGAAGCGGGCAAGCCGATCACTTACACTGCTTATCCGGGGGAGTCCGTGACGTTGTCAGGTGCGGAGCAGCTTGCCAAGTCTGCGTTCGTTCCGGTTACTGACCCGGCTGTACTCAGCCGTATCATCAGTACAGAGGCGAGAACGAAAGTACTGACGGCCGATCTGGCAGCGCTCGGAATCACCGATTACGGCCAGCTTAGCCGCCATGGATATTATCTGGCCAATGATCTGAGCCAGGTCCCGCCGATGGAATTGTATGTGGCCGGGCAGGGCATGACACTGGCCCGCTGGCCCAACGAAAGCACGGTGCAGATGGATGAAATTCTTGATCCGGGCCCGACGCGGAAGGATCCGAACGGGGAAGTGCATACGCGCGGAGGCACCTTCACGTATACGTATGACCGGCCGCAGTACTGGACACAGGCTGACGACATCTGGCTGGACGGCATTTTTGGCTACAGCTGGGAATGGTCGTACAACAAAATTGCCTCTATCGATACAGCCGCCAAAAGCATCACGCTCCGTTACGGGGAAATGAGCGGCCTCTTCAAAAACTGGTATCCGGATTTTCATTTTGCGCAAAATCTGCTCGAGGAAATTGATATGCCCGGTGAATATTACATCGACCGCCAGGCCGGCAAGCTGTATTTCCTGCCGAACGCCGAGTTTGCAGCAGCGGACCCGGATATTGAAGTGACGATGCTGAAGACGCCGATGATCAACGCGCTGGATGCATCATACATCGATTTCTCTGAGCTGGTGCTGGAGAACGGCCGCGATTCGGCAGCCGTGTTCATGGGCGGAAGTCACATGCGGATCCTGAACAGCGAAATCCGTAATTTCACTAACAGCGGTGTGCTGGTCAATACGCAGAGCCGGTTTTATTACAATATTTTCGACGGAGCACCGGGTACGGACCACGCCATCATCAGCACCCACATTCATCATATCGGCGGTACGGCCGTCACGCTGGCGGGGGGCAACAAAACGACGCTGCAGCCGGGGAATAATGCCGTGGAAAATTCGCATATCCATGATTTTGCCTACTATCACAAAGCCTATAACCCCGGTGTTCTGCTGTCAGGTGTCGGCAACCGGATGTCACATAATGAGCTGCATGATGCGCCCCATCCCGGTGTGCTGATCTTCGGCAACGACCATGTTGTGGAGTATAACGAAATCTACGATGTATGTACAACCTTCTCCGACCTTGGTGCCATCTACATGAATGCGGGTGAGCAGCCACAGGAACGGGGCACGGTCATCAGGCGTAACTACTTTCACAATATCGGTGAAACCAAAGCCGGGGTGGAAGGGGTATATCCCGATAATTTCACCATGGGACTTACCATAGACGAAAATATCTTTTACAAAATGGGCAATTCGGCCATTAAAAACAACGGCGGGGCGCATATTCTGACCCGTAACAATATTTTTATCGACAGTAAGGTCCCCTATGACTACGCTGATATGTTTCTCGGCGACGAGCCGGATGATCAGGTGCCGCTGAATTACATGCCGAAGTGGCAGGCGCTGTTTGCGGCAAATAACAATTTTACAGGAACGCCTTATATGACCAAATACCCGGAGCTGGCGAATTTCTTCACGGAGAACCGTTATTATCCTGACACCAATACGTTTCAGGGGAATGTCGTCTATAATCCGTCGCTTCCGCGCAGTGTAACGACCAATGTATATGGGGCATACGACAAATTCGGGCTGGTTCAGTATGCAGATAACTGGGTGACCACGGAGGATCCCGGCTTCACCAATCTGGCGGGTGGCGACCTGTCGCTCCGGCCGGATGCGGAAGTATTCGCTGCCATACCCGGGTTCCCTGACATTCCATTCGCAGAAATCGGCCTAACCGGTAAAGCAGGTACGACGGCAGGACCTATAAGCCATCCTATCCAGGGGGTGGTCGCTTATGACAGCGAAATTACCGTGGACCGCTGGAAAAGTGTAAAGCTGCAGACGGCAGTCCTTCCGTGGAATGCGGATAATCCCGCGCTGACCTTCACCTCAGCCGATCCCGGCATCGCGGTTGTGGATGGCGCAGGCGTAGTCACCGGCCAAGCGGTCGGCAACACGGTGATCACCGTGGCATCGGCGGAAAATCCGCTGCTGACAGCTTCGGTTAATGTCACGGTAGAAGCGGGCGACGGCGTGATGGATTTCACCGATTTCGAGTCCGGCGCCAACGGCTGGGTCCAGGACGGGAACCGCAGCATTGTGAAGCTTGACGGCAACCGCTGGTATAAGGTGCTGAATGGAGCCTCGGCGCTTAGTCCTAAAAGCTTCTCTGAATATGAGCTGAGCTTCAGGCTGAAGACCCCAGAGACGATGGGGGACAATGTGACCCTGTATATTTTTGACCGCCAGGCCAGCAGCGGCTCCAGCCGGATTGGCTACAAGACGCGGGCAGACGGGACCTCGGCCTGGCTGCTCTACAACTCAGCGTGGACCGTACTGAAGGAAGTGAAGCTCCCTCATCACGACCTGCAGCCGAATACGGAATATGCGGTCAAAATGCTCGTTAAGGGCGGTGATATCAGCATCTATCTGGACGGAGCGTTTCGCCTGAAGGGCAATGATCCGGGACACAATGCGGAAGGTAAAGTAGGCTTCTACGTCAGCAATGTCAGCCATATGCTGTTCGATGACATTCAGTTCAAGGCACTGACTACCGAGCTTGCCGGGATCATCCCGGCAGAGAGCAGCGTGCGTCTCGCCGCCGGGGAACAGCGGCAATTGCAGCTGGCCTTTGATCCGTCGGATACACCGGAGACGGGCGTTACCTGGCAGTCGGCCAACCCGGCGGTGGCTACGGTGGACAGTACGGGAGTGGTTGAGGCAGTTTATGAAGGGCAGACAATCATCACGGCCGTGTCAACGGTAAATCCGTTAATTAAAGCCGATATTGCAATAACGGTCTCCAATATTATGCATGAGACAGACTTTGAGAACGGGGGGAACGGCTGGCCGGTAGATCCGAACCGCAGCATTGCGGCTGATCCGGACGGGAACCGCCGCTATAAGCTTCTGAACGGGGCGACTGCTTTACTCGACCGCAGCTTTACGTCCTATCAGCTGGATTTCGTGCTAAAGACACCGTCTGTGATGCCTGATAACGGCATCCTGTACATCTTCGACCGCCAGGACAGCACCGGCTCTACCCGGATCGGTTACCGCACCCGGGCCGATGGAACTTCAGCCTGGATTCTGTATAACACAGCCTGGCAGAAGCTTACCGAGACTGTCCTCCCGGGACATGACCTGCAGCCGGACACGGAGTATGCGGTGAAGGTAACGGCCAAGGACGGCGATATCTCTGTATTTGTGGACGGTTCACCAAGACTGTCCGGCAGTGATCCGGGCCATCGGCCGTCTGGTAAAGTCGGCTTCTACACCAGCGGCTTCGCCTACATGCTGTTCGATGACATCACCTTCTCGGTTTTACCTTAA